AAGTGTTATATGGAACAGCTCAACAGAATTATTAAAACAAGTAAaaagttaaaagaaaaaaagaatacaaaatgataaacaaaaacagtaaagtaaaaaatatttgtCTGGTCATATCTCAATGTTCCATCTAAAATATTCAGATTAGGCATTTATTTATAATGTGTCATGGCTCTTATAAATGTTCCATTTTTCCCAAAGCTTTTCAGGAAAAggacttaaaaatatatataatttaaataATCAGTTTTGTGTTCATGGACAAAAGAAGAgaaatctttattttctttttgtcgTACATTTATCTGAGGGAGCATCCATGAAGACTGTGCTGTTAACATCTCCCCTGTGCGTTCCCGGACTGACCAGACATTACCGTAGCCCTCTGAACCATCTCCACCCAGCAGACGTGGTGCTACCTTGACCACCATGGCGGCGTAGGTGACGTCGGCCCTCCACGGCAGGGGCCTGGACCAGCCCACCATGGGGTCCGCCTCGTCGTTGTAGACGGCGAGGCTCCGGAACAGGGGGAAGCGGTCCTGGATCTCCTGCATGGTCTGCACCTCCTGCTGCAGGATGGGTAGGGAGAACCCCCCTCCCTGGAGCCGCAGGAAAAAAACGCTTATTTTAGTTATAAGCACGACAACGTGGGCTTTTGGACCTTGTAGATAGATGACTGTGATTAAAATGTCCCTGTACAGAACAACCAGGTCCTCATTTGATCATAAACACTGATGTTAACCATAAGTCAAATAATGCTCttgtcattgttgtttttttctccaaTAGGAACTTTAAtttatccatccattcatccaactTTTGTTGTTGTCCGTGTGGGACCCCTGTCTATTCTGTCTATGTTTGCAGAGCCACCGTTCACTGTTATCATCCCTTAAGGGGACTCGACTCCACGCAAACACCAGGAGAACCCACGCTAGAACTCAAACCCACGTCCTTCGGCCCTGGCTTGTGGAAACAGAACTAGTTTGCACAGCCGTCTTCTGGCTTGATaagtcccctcctcctcaccttcttGTGCAGGGCGATGTAGTCCAGACGGACACCGGTCTGGCCGGTGAAGAAGTTGGTCCCGTTGTAGCAGTGCTGCAGCATGGCCCAGCAGTAGGGCGAGTGCGGGGGGCTGTGGCACGAGTCCCCCGGGCCCCCGAACCCCAGCACCGGGCTGGCGGCCCGCAGGCCCTCCGAGCAGGCGTCGTAGTAGTTCAGGAACCCTAGAGGAGGTGCAGGGTCGAGAGGTCAGATCACAGGTTATTAAGGCCAGAAGGCAGATTCAGTTGTAAGTCCAGTGTTACAGCAAAAGAGCGACGCAAATTATTAAGTGGGAAATACTGCCAGAGGGAAAATCTgcatatacccacacacatttgttttttgaCATTTGGTGGCACATAGCAAAATGAAGTCCACTTCATGCACACGGAAAGTAATTCTATCCAACAGCACGGTACCTTGGATGGACATCGTGACGTTGTCAAAATCGTGGTTGTTGGGTTCATTCCATGTTTCAAAGTTCCACTGGGAGACGACCCCTAGACCATATTTGTCTGCAAGATGGTTGAATACAGGATATAGGTTGCATAGGTTGTCTCTTTAAGTAGTGAAAGTAGTGAATAACATATCCTTAAGGATTTGGTCGGAACACTGTGATTTGGGATACAATGGATGTCAATGGCCAAATGTCCAGTTCTGAACATTTCTACAccgagagatggggagagtctAACAAAAAACATTCTGATCAAGCTGATGAACGTCTTGACATAGaccatttcaacaattaaactGGAGTCTTAACAAACTGTCTCAATCCTTTTAGGATATATTATTTCATTACTTTTACTACTCAATGAATGGCCAACAACCCGAATTACAGAACAAAGATCATGGCTGTTTTCATCTGGACATAGACCTCAACAGTTAACCTGCGGTCTAAACAGACCCGTCAGCTCTCTCTCGACCATGCAATAACTCACCGATGTACCGCTTGGCAACAAGGTACACCATcttcctccactcctccacctgctgctTGTCCTCCAGGTCACTGAAGAAGTTGGAGGCGCTGCCCATCAGTTCAAAACCTTGCAGTGTAACAACAGGTACAGGAGGCCATGCGGGACAACAAAATGAGGACTGTTCAACATTTAAAAGGAAAGGTCAAGCACAGGGAAAATAGTACTTTTATGATTGGACACGGTTCGACCTATACCTGGTCTCAGTCCGTTGATCCACAAGAGCTCAATCAGCTGATCCAGCTTTGTGAAGTTGTACCGTGTTCCTCCTTCACCATATCTACACAGGAAATCAGAAATATGTCCATAACTACATGCTACTATGTCACTGATCATTAAAGTCCAACATCGTTCTCATCTTACTGTATCGTTACTAGCTCCAGCATCCAGTGGATGCGGACCTGCTGGATCCCTCCGTGGGGAACCGACCCCACATAGGCCAGGTTCAGTTCCTGGTCTCTGCTGAGGACAAACTGGTGGGCCTcggtgtgggggagaggggggctgcAGTGGAGCCATTGAGGTGTAAAGATTAGGGTGTTTCAGTATAATCATTTGTAAACAATTCTTAACATATGAACCAAGACAGGATGGCTAATCAAGTTATACCGCGACGCTTTCTTTGCCATTTAGTTATGTGATTTAACTGTGGATCTCAACAAGGATTTACCTACCAAAAACCAGTACTGGTCCAAAAGTGTTTCAATTCTCCAAGCGGCTTCTCGACATCCACTGTGATAGTAAACGAGGAGCCTGCCGTGTGGTCAAAGTTTATCAGGAAAGCTAGAGTAAAAGTCCACTTAACTACTTGTTTATAAGTGAGCATGTTGGCGATGGCTGACAAAAACAGAGACAAATCCGCAGGGGATCAATCTGGCACGGATTATTAGCCGCTAAAGGAAAGGATTTGTATTGtaaattgtgtcatttttatttttgacagAACTACAGCAAAAACGATCTTCCAAAGTGAAGTAGCAATGAGGAATGACGTTTTAAATACGCGACCCCATTGGTTGAGTTGCACAGTGGGCGTGTCTACTGAAAGCGTCATTTTCACTTAACTGGTGTGCTGCAAGTTTTCACTTCTTTAATCTCTGGATATTTTGGACAAATTAAGTAACTAATACTTATGGTTGCATTCCGTCCCATtcaaatatatgtatgtttCATCATGTTGATAGCTAGTGGTTTACAGATCCAATGCAAGACTACTTTCATGAACTCACgaaactaaataaaataaaataatcaacgttcacactgaaataaaaataacaggCTGTTACTGGGACGTTtattcaaaaaagaaaaaaggggagataaaggcatgaaagaaaatgtaatttaCAGTTCGCAACAAGTTTTCTGTTAAACATCGACAGTTATACACATCCATTTACACAACCTGTacatcaaaataaaagaaaactacACAAGGCCCCACCCTCGAGAATTAAGGTAACATCTTGAGAATTAATTTCAAAATAACTTAAATAGGTTTTCTAAGTGCAAATCCATACGTGTGGGAGTGAGACCCAGGTGGGCTGatgaaggcgggggggggggggggggaagctctCATGAGCCATACTGACCATAGGAGCAGCACCCAGGGGTCGCCTGCTTATGTATAGTAGGTACAACAAAAAGGCatcgttaaaaaaaacaaagcaggGGTGCACTGCAGTCTGTACTCAACATGATATGATaccctcacatacacacgcaataATATTAACTCCACGCCGTTCATACAGCTTCTCTGCCGATAGCTCTTTGCATTGGTATAAATACACATTTACAATGCATGGCGTGCAATACGATGCATTACTAAGCGTTTGTTGAGTTGCCTTTTGTTCAGGTTTTATATGCTTATTTAATGGTGATGAGCCCTCACAATGCACTCTAAACGTTCACACTCCTTCACGGCCTTCCGGTCTCCTACAGGAATACACGCCTCCTCTCTTGATCACACAAGGGGCTTGCACAACTATAAGCCTTTAAAGTTCCAACTGCAACAATGTACACCCCTGAATGAATTACCTTGAAGAAAAGACAATGACCGTCAGACTGGCTGCATAATAACATGTGAGTCGCGTGAGAAGCCGTATGTACAGCAGAACTATGTCGTCGTCGTCTGTGCTGGTGCGTGTTGCGTTACTTGTTAGCGTTAAAAACACAGTCACAAGAGGATGCTTTGTACAGGAGGAGCCAAGACGTCTGTCCATCTGATCCAGGGGCAGtagtgcgtggttgtgtgtccCATCTCGACACACAatgctgtgtgtatatgtgtgcacgtgtgtgtgtgttcataataaCAAGGCAAGGAGATAATTTTGGAGTGGattgtcattaaaggaaaataaacacaaacacttcaTGGTCTTGGCAAGCGTCCTTGCTGATGTAGTGGTTGATTTGTGATTGGTGGAGAGTGACgggtagggggaggggcagtAGAGGAACCCATGCAGGCTATTGGGCCATACATGCATCTGTAGCACATGCCAACGCTAACAAAAACAACCGTCAGCTTGGAATCTGACGTGTCATCACCAGGAGTAggaaattattattatcccATGGGTCATCATGTAATACAGACCATGTATTTTACTGAGATATACCATCTACTATATACACCTTGTACTGTACTGAGATATACCATGTAATGTATACCCTGTACTGTATTGGGATATACATTGTATTATTTACCTTGTAGCGTACTGGGAATATAACATGTTCTGTACTGGGACAGAGCTGAATTGAAGTATGTGTTGCAAATAGAGGGAAGAGTGCTTATTCAGCATtttcataataaaataaaaggttgaAAAAACTATTGCGCAAACCGACAGGGTATAGCGTCCTTGTGTagcacgtgggtgtgtgtttgtgtagcgcATTTGGGAAGCGTGTGTGCGTAGGGCGcctgtgtgcgcttgtgtgtgtgtgcgtgactagGACTTCTGCtcggctgctgctgcagcctgTGGTGTGCTCTCTGGCTTAAGGATCTGGTAGGTGATGAGGTACTCCGGGAAGGCCTGAAAGAAACGCACAGAATTAGCACTGTTGAGGCCTCTGAGGAGCATGTACAGGACGCCTTGTTGACATGGTGGATGTCCAGATGGAAATCAGCCATGACACGTTTGTTCAATTCAACCACTCTCGCTGGTAGATATGAAGTGCTAAATCCAAGGTTGTAAGAATGAGACTGGTGGATGGTGGTCGATTGATGGCAAACTGCCTAATTACTAAATGCATCAACAACGCGAGAGGGGTCGAGCAAAAATGATGGCTGGTTATATTCTGGACATGGACcatatcaaaataaaacatGGTGCGAGAAAAGTCCAAAGGCATTGAACATATTTACACAACGTACTGTACGAATAACAAAGTGGCGTGGGTCGAGGAAGAGCGTGGTCTTAAGTGACCGCTGTTCCCCGTCACGAGGCGCCGCGCGTCACCGTACCTGCTCTCCGCGGTAGATGACGTACTCGGCGTAGGCCAGGCCGTTGACGCTGGGCCGGCCAATCACAGAGTGGTGTCCGGGGGGGGCGTGGGCCATCTTCATGGCGCTGAATTGGAGGAAGGACTTCCCCAGGGTCACCCGGCAGAACAGCATCTGTCtgtgggggcagagggggacGGCGCACATAGGAGGGGGAtgtggagagagtgggaggagtaAAGGTTAAACACTGGGTACTGAAGGGGTGTGGGGAATGAATAGGACTATTCCCAATTCTATTCTAGCGGTTTGTCTAGCAGAAGCCTGAAAGGATGGCGTTGGAGTGGGGCGACGCCCGGTCAGGTTTCAGCAGCTAACACAGCTGGACCCATGTTGAATCGGATCGCTGAGTCCAACTTTTGCTACCCGCTTCAGATCGCTTTAGTGCAGAGCACTTACTGCAGACTTTATGTGCTTTAAGGACATTAGTGATTTTTAACTGAAAAACCTAcaaatgccgcttttccaccgcacatgtaaatcgactcgacacggtagcagcacgggtcgttttccaccgcaaatagtacctcctggacgtgggcggggtcggctgc
Above is a genomic segment from Gadus morhua chromosome 6, gadMor3.0, whole genome shotgun sequence containing:
- the idua gene encoding alpha-L-iduronidase isoform X1 — encoded protein: MLTYKQVVKWTFTLAFLINFDHTAGSSFTITVDVEKPLGELKHFWTSTGFCPPLPHTEAHQFVLSRDQELNLAYVGSVPHGGIQQVRIHWMLELVTIQYGEGGTRYNFTKLDQLIELLWINGLRPGFELMGSASNFFSDLEDKQQVEEWRKMVYLVAKRYIDKYGLGVVSQWNFETWNEPNNHDFDNVTMSIQGFLNYYDACSEGLRAASPVLGFGGPGDSCHSPPHSPYCWAMLQHCYNGTNFFTGQTGVRLDYIALHKKGGGFSLPILQQEVQTMQEIQDRFPLFRSLAVYNDEADPMVGWSRPLPWRADVTYAAMVVKVIAQHQALVSLGAAGGSSINYTLLSNDNAFLSYHPYPFAQRTLTARFQVNNTQPPHVQLVRKPVLTVMGLLALLGDVEVQAEVVDSGRALNGSMLGVLASSQRPRVPGTSDSWQAAVLIYNSNDSSSSASTQRATLTLKGLAAQKDLVYVTYSLDNNVTNPQQLWRAMGSPDFPSAQQFQQLRAAEDPHVEGPWPVPAGDTLTLDLKLSLPSVLLVHVCAKPRAVPDQVNGLRFIKITKGQVLIVWSDHCVDSKCLLTFEVEFSRDGEDFHRINDRHSIFTSYVYSPVDQEVRGVYRVRALDYWGRPGSYSLAEPYSQDH
- the idua gene encoding alpha-L-iduronidase isoform X2, with translation MLTYKQVVKWTFTLAFLINFDHTAGSSFTITVDVEKPLGELKHFWTSTGFCPPLPHTEAHQFVLSRDQELNLAYVGSVPHGGIQQVRIHWMLELVTIQYGEGGTRYNFTKLDQLIELLWINGLRPGFELMGSASNFFSDLEDKQQVEEWRKMVYLVAKRYIDKYGLGVVSQWNFETWNEPNNHDFDNVTMSIQGFLNYYDACSEGLRAASPVLGFGGPGDSCHSPPHSPYCWAMLQHCYNGTNFFTGQTGVRLDYIALHKKGGGFSLPILQQEVQTMQEIQDRFPLFRSLAVYNDEADPMVGWSRPLPWRADVTYAAMVVKVIAQHQALVSLGAAGGSSINYTLLSNDNAFLSYHPYPFAQRTLTARFQVNNTQPPHVQLVRKPVLTVMGLLALLGDVEVQAEVVDSGRALNGSMLGVLASSQRPRVPGTSDSWQAAVLIYNSNDSSSSASTQRATLTLKGLAAQKDLVYVTYSLDNNVTNPQQLWRAMGSPDFPSAQQFQQLRAAEDPHVEGPWPVPAGDTLTLDLKLSLPSVLLVHVCAKPRAVPDQVNGLRFIKITKGQVLIVWSDHCVDSKCLLTFEVEFSRDGEDFHRINDRHSIFTSYVYSPGKNPQYNLRLLSR